A portion of the Girardinichthys multiradiatus isolate DD_20200921_A chromosome 23, DD_fGirMul_XY1, whole genome shotgun sequence genome contains these proteins:
- the LOC124860122 gene encoding piggyBac transposable element-derived protein 4-like → MSRNSFRLILSDLHRSEPKADTDNDAKKGTENYNPIHRVTSLLEIVCIHCLSFYHPKHHLAVDEGMVAIKARLGIKYMKAKPTKWGLKRFVLADVNGYTADNILYTGKDTTPVSGKGPSFDVVAKLVKKEHLGTGYIIYMDSFYTGPLLFCHLIQEGFGVCGTYREGRIGMPKSKENALDRRAPRGSIRWIRDGDLLFIKWKDTCEVSLRSSAHPVYSGDMAGRRLVSNSRESPSPDPQW, encoded by the coding sequence ATGTCCCGCAACAGTTTTCGGCTCATTCTGAGTGACCTCCACAGGAGTGAACCAAAGGCAGATACAGACAATGACGCCAAGAAGGGCACAGAAAATTATAACCCCATCCATCGGGTCACATCCCTCTTGGAGATTGTCTGTATCCACTGCCTGTCCTTCTACCACCCTAAACACCACCTGGCAGTGGATGAGGGGATGGTTGCCATCAAGGCCAGACTTGGTATAAAATACATGAAGGCAAAGCCAACAAAATGGGGGCTGAAGCGGTTTGTGCTGGCTGATGTAAATGGGTACACAGCAGATAACATCCTCTACACGGGGAAGGACACCACGCCTGTCTCAGGAAAGGGTCCGTCCTTTGATGTGGTTGCAAAGCTGGTGAAGAAGGAGCATTTGGGGACTGGCTACATTATATATATGGACAGCTTTTACACAGGCCCTCTGCTCTTCTGCCACCTTATCCAGGAGGGATTTGGAGTTTGTGGCACATACCGGGAGGGGAGAATCGGCATgccaaaatcaaaagaaaacgcGCTGGACAGAAGGGCACCAAGAGGGAGCATCAGATGGATCAGGGATGGTGACCTTCTGTTCATCAAGTGGAAGGACACTTGTGAGGTTTCCCTCCGCTCCAGTGCCCACCCAGTGTATAGCGGGGACATGGCTGGCAGAAGATTGGTGAGCAACAGCAGAGAGTCTCCATCCCCAGACCCACAGTGGTAA